From one Butyricimonas faecihominis genomic stretch:
- a CDS encoding SusC/RagA family TonB-linked outer membrane protein → MEKNRDFDIGWGSNVITKMFRIMKVFICILILGLSTVSASTFSQVRVSLDMKNATLKEVLKEITKVTGYEFVYSNNELENVGKISLSVENKDLQEVLAECLKGTQLWYVIEDQIVVISPKLKEFSQVKKENHSTVASGKVIDKDKKPIPGVTILIKGTTTGVVTNVDGVFFILVPDTTARVELVFSFVGMKSKTIAYKDRPKKGDWVITMEEDLLEMDEVVVTGYQNLKKSQVAGSVSVIDAAKVRLGGVPSIENMLQGQITGMNVIINSGDPGASAKIRIRGTSSILGNRAPLWVLDGIILTEDDMGEINMTDLNGDDAAYLVGNAISGINPNDIDKITVLKDASATAIYGVQAANGVIVITTKQGQTGPPKISYSGSYAINQRMAYSDLERMNATERLQLSKEIIEDNSYYYSMPVNYGYEGFYIDWLARKITYEEFAEGVQKLADMNTDWYDILFRNSFTHTHALSLSGGNEGTRYYMSVGYDDTQSTAIKNYSRRFTMSAKLNSWLLKEKLYLSFQANVSTKNTLGFHSSVNPNTYAYNTSRAIPCYNEDGSLYFYDTYNRYYRDWGNYIYYNILNEMGETGQSGRVNSISSQMNLEWNIWGGLKYKLHLSYQNSHSMKKSWATDNSYYVTNERGYNLDFYETYVPAEGDKTKDKIKDDSKIPTGGIYDKNTSQSDTYTVQNTLEFNYVIKEDHLINLMAVSEIRQIKTDGLSGTYYGWLPDRGETFNPAITTAYVSLLTGGTLNPVLTKSTKNYVSWIFTGSYSYKDKFVLNGNLRMDGSNQFGSNPKYRFLPIWSVSGKYTLSNENFLKDNDIISYLAVRASYGIQGNVDSGTSPDLVIKVGSQNTITEHNESTIAYLPNPDLRWEKTESYNIGLDVSLLDNRISVVADVYKKRGTDMVMTKNVSQTNGIQTVKINAGRVDNSGIEIGATFIPLKTKDWDIALGINYSYNRNKLVEANEHAVTNDDKLAGNALIVGKPLGTLYSYDLVGLNHETGYPVFRDIHGNTSFINDDGEDNPNYSLWADEVNLVKSGVMTAPSQGGINISVGWKGLRLSGTFTYQFGGVNRLSNIYGSNWNYVFNPMTNVSKEYAMRWRKSGDEDKTDMPVLYNSRVYNKLTHRYYVSGKDEVAGTTMYDKSSVRVAKTDFLKMRSLSLNYLIPRKFVSKWHITDCAIGLQATNLFTWADKRWEGSDPEAAFATTPLTRTYTLNLNITF, encoded by the coding sequence ATGGAAAAAAATCGAGATTTTGACATAGGATGGGGATCTAATGTCATTACGAAAATGTTTCGAATTATGAAAGTCTTTATTTGTATTTTGATTCTGGGTCTATCGACCGTTTCTGCAAGCACGTTCTCGCAGGTCCGGGTGAGTTTAGACATGAAAAATGCAACTCTTAAAGAGGTGCTTAAGGAGATTACCAAAGTTACCGGGTATGAATTCGTGTACAGTAACAATGAATTGGAAAACGTGGGAAAGATTTCTTTGAGCGTGGAAAATAAAGATTTGCAGGAGGTTTTGGCCGAGTGTTTAAAAGGAACGCAACTTTGGTATGTCATTGAAGATCAAATTGTGGTAATTTCTCCGAAGTTAAAGGAATTCTCTCAAGTAAAAAAAGAGAATCATTCGACCGTGGCCAGTGGTAAAGTAATTGATAAGGATAAAAAGCCTATCCCGGGAGTAACTATTTTGATAAAAGGAACGACGACAGGAGTTGTTACTAATGTTGATGGCGTGTTCTTTATTTTGGTTCCGGATACAACGGCACGCGTGGAACTCGTTTTTTCATTTGTAGGCATGAAATCCAAGACGATCGCCTATAAAGATCGTCCGAAAAAGGGAGATTGGGTGATTACTATGGAAGAAGATTTGTTGGAAATGGATGAGGTGGTGGTTACGGGTTATCAAAATTTGAAGAAATCGCAGGTAGCAGGTTCCGTGAGTGTTATTGATGCGGCAAAGGTAAGATTAGGGGGTGTCCCTAGTATAGAAAATATGTTGCAGGGACAGATTACTGGTATGAATGTGATTATTAATTCTGGAGATCCTGGGGCTTCAGCCAAGATTCGAATTCGTGGTACGTCGTCTATTTTGGGTAACCGAGCCCCGTTATGGGTGTTAGATGGAATTATTTTGACCGAGGATGACATGGGCGAGATTAATATGACGGATTTGAATGGTGATGATGCCGCTTATCTCGTGGGGAATGCCATATCTGGAATTAATCCGAATGATATTGATAAGATCACAGTGCTAAAGGATGCTTCAGCTACGGCAATCTATGGAGTACAAGCTGCTAACGGAGTTATCGTTATTACGACCAAACAAGGGCAAACAGGTCCGCCAAAGATTTCTTATTCGGGAAGTTACGCGATTAACCAACGCATGGCCTATAGTGATTTAGAGAGGATGAACGCCACGGAACGTTTACAACTTTCGAAAGAGATTATAGAAGATAACTCATATTATTATTCCATGCCTGTAAATTATGGCTATGAAGGGTTTTATATAGATTGGTTGGCTCGTAAAATCACGTATGAAGAATTTGCAGAAGGTGTACAAAAGTTGGCTGATATGAATACTGACTGGTATGATATTTTGTTCCGCAACTCGTTTACTCATACTCATGCATTAAGTTTGAGCGGGGGAAATGAGGGAACTCGTTATTATATGTCTGTTGGATATGATGATACACAGAGTACGGCAATAAAAAATTATAGTCGCCGTTTTACGATGTCTGCTAAACTTAATTCTTGGTTGCTAAAAGAGAAGCTTTATTTAAGTTTTCAAGCTAATGTTTCTACCAAGAATACGCTTGGCTTTCATTCTTCGGTGAATCCGAATACTTATGCTTATAACACGTCTCGGGCGATACCTTGTTATAATGAAGATGGGTCATTATATTTTTATGACACGTATAATCGTTATTATCGGGATTGGGGAAATTATATCTATTATAATATTCTTAACGAGATGGGTGAAACGGGACAATCCGGACGAGTGAATTCAATATCTTCACAGATGAATTTGGAATGGAATATCTGGGGTGGATTGAAATATAAACTGCATTTATCCTATCAGAATAGTCATTCGATGAAGAAAAGTTGGGCAACGGATAATTCTTATTATGTGACTAATGAGCGAGGTTATAATTTGGATTTTTATGAAACATACGTACCTGCGGAAGGAGATAAAACAAAGGATAAAATCAAGGATGATTCAAAAATCCCGACAGGTGGTATTTATGATAAAAACACATCACAGTCAGATACCTATACAGTGCAAAATACATTGGAATTTAATTACGTGATAAAGGAAGATCATTTGATAAATTTGATGGCAGTATCCGAGATTCGCCAAATAAAGACGGATGGTTTGTCTGGTACATATTATGGTTGGTTACCGGATCGTGGAGAGACGTTTAATCCTGCTATAACGACAGCATATGTATCTTTGCTTACCGGGGGAACTCTTAATCCGGTATTGACAAAATCAACGAAGAATTATGTGTCGTGGATTTTCACTGGATCGTATTCATATAAAGATAAATTCGTGTTGAATGGAAATTTACGTATGGATGGTTCTAATCAGTTTGGTTCCAATCCCAAGTATCGTTTTTTACCTATCTGGTCTGTTTCTGGAAAATACACGTTGAGTAATGAAAACTTTTTGAAGGATAATGATATTATTTCTTATTTGGCTGTACGAGCTTCGTATGGGATTCAGGGAAACGTGGATAGCGGAACATCGCCGGATTTAGTGATAAAAGTGGGCTCTCAAAATACCATAACGGAACATAATGAATCTACTATAGCTTATTTGCCTAATCCGGATTTACGCTGGGAAAAAACAGAATCGTATAATATCGGATTGGATGTGTCTTTGTTGGATAATCGGATTTCAGTCGTGGCGGATGTATATAAAAAACGAGGTACTGATATGGTTATGACTAAAAACGTGTCGCAAACTAACGGAATCCAGACTGTCAAGATTAATGCCGGGAGAGTGGATAATAGCGGGATTGAAATTGGAGCAACCTTCATCCCTTTGAAAACAAAAGACTGGGATATCGCTTTAGGCATTAATTATTCTTACAATAGAAACAAGCTTGTTGAAGCCAATGAACACGCGGTCACTAATGATGATAAATTGGCAGGTAATGCATTGATTGTCGGGAAACCTTTGGGAACACTTTATTCGTATGATCTTGTTGGGTTAAATCATGAAACAGGTTATCCGGTATTCCGTGATATACATGGGAATACTTCTTTTATTAATGATGATGGAGAAGATAACCCGAATTACTCTCTTTGGGCAGATGAAGTAAATCTTGTAAAATCCGGGGTGATGACGGCTCCTAGTCAAGGTGGTATTAATATTAGTGTCGGTTGGAAAGGCTTGCGTTTAAGTGGAACTTTTACTTACCAATTTGGTGGGGTGAATCGTCTCTCGAATATTTACGGGAGTAACTGGAATTACGTGTTTAATCCCATGACAAATGTGTCCAAGGAATATGCGATGCGTTGGCGGAAATCCGGGGATGAGGATAAAACGGATATGCCTGTACTTTATAATAGCAGGGTGTATAATAAACTTACACATAGATATTATGTTTCGGGAAAAGATGAGGTGGCCGGAACGACAATGTATGATAAATCTTCGGTTCGGGTGGCAAAGACTGATTTCTTGAAAATGAGAAGTTTGTCATTGAACTATTTGATACCTCGAAAATTCGTTTCCAAGTGGCATATAACGGATTGTGCGATAGGATTACAAGCAACCAATTTGTTCACTTGGGCTGATAAACGGTGGGAAGGTTCAGATCCGGAAGCGGCTTTTGCAACAACGCCGTTGACAAGAACTTATACTTTAAATTTGAACATAACTTTTTGA
- a CDS encoding RagB/SusD family nutrient uptake outer membrane protein: protein MKAKYKLFIVIMFIGITVGCDDFLERSSQNLIVPETVKHYKELLQGDGYFKDLYEKTKWVLFMTDDAEFQESYSRFSDYSFTSDNVTHYGDIYTWQSEIENDNFTDEAYLYLYKQVKLANLCLEGAINAEGENEDREILLGQSYFTRAMAYFYLANLYGQAYNEAQPSDMCVPLVLEPDITIVSPSRATISQIWGQMTSDIENAIKNLKDKSTGDYFTIGYDAVLALATRIYLFMEDWDNAITYGEELVGRKPELQDITSETKATSSTYGSTDKAVINFFRADNPEIIWNFNTAPTSNSTGKTFYGLFAKYGVYTAGYWIATSSQSFYPGQKTLIEMYDTDETAKTGDRRLLYWFIPPVKKTSSSYADSYNTYKTLKYDPQYDKQNMLMQCFRTGEVYISLAEAYARRNAAGDNVKAIVYLNSLREKRINPYTALSLGDFVSNDALVQFCWDERRRELCFEECHRWWDMRRQGQKQVTHRYNYGGTSGDAFVTFTLQEKDPAFILNFPIVERNQSPNLVPNSRPTRNEN from the coding sequence ATGAAAGCGAAATATAAATTATTCATTGTTATCATGTTCATTGGGATAACAGTCGGTTGTGATGATTTCCTTGAACGTTCTTCTCAAAATTTAATTGTTCCGGAAACCGTGAAACATTATAAGGAGTTGTTACAAGGTGATGGTTATTTTAAGGATTTGTATGAAAAGACTAAATGGGTCTTATTTATGACTGATGATGCCGAATTTCAAGAAAGCTATTCTCGTTTCTCTGATTATTCGTTTACCTCTGATAATGTGACTCATTATGGAGATATTTATACTTGGCAATCTGAGATAGAGAATGACAATTTTACGGATGAGGCTTATCTTTATCTATATAAACAAGTGAAGCTTGCAAATCTTTGTCTTGAAGGAGCCATAAATGCGGAAGGTGAAAATGAGGATCGGGAAATTTTATTGGGACAATCCTATTTTACACGTGCTATGGCCTATTTCTATTTGGCGAATTTGTATGGACAAGCGTATAATGAAGCCCAACCGAGTGATATGTGTGTGCCTTTGGTATTAGAACCGGATATAACTATCGTTTCTCCTAGTAGGGCAACGATTTCTCAGATTTGGGGACAGATGACTTCAGATATAGAAAATGCGATTAAAAATTTGAAAGATAAATCAACAGGTGATTATTTTACCATTGGTTATGATGCTGTCCTTGCACTTGCTACTCGAATTTATTTGTTTATGGAAGATTGGGATAATGCCATAACGTATGGAGAGGAATTGGTGGGGCGTAAGCCAGAGTTGCAAGATATCACGAGCGAAACTAAAGCGACTAGTTCAACTTATGGTAGTACGGATAAAGCCGTGATTAATTTTTTCCGTGCGGATAATCCCGAGATTATTTGGAATTTTAATACCGCTCCGACATCTAATAGTACAGGTAAAACATTTTACGGGCTTTTTGCGAAGTATGGAGTATATACTGCCGGGTATTGGATTGCGACATCTTCACAATCTTTTTATCCGGGACAAAAAACACTTATCGAGATGTATGATACTGATGAGACGGCTAAAACGGGAGATCGACGCTTACTTTACTGGTTTATACCGCCAGTGAAAAAGACTTCGTCTTCTTATGCGGATAGTTATAATACGTATAAAACATTGAAATATGATCCACAGTATGATAAACAAAATATGTTAATGCAATGTTTTCGTACTGGTGAGGTGTATATCTCTTTAGCAGAAGCTTATGCTCGTCGAAATGCTGCGGGGGATAATGTGAAAGCTATCGTGTATTTGAATTCTTTGCGTGAGAAACGAATTAACCCTTATACGGCGTTAAGCTTGGGTGATTTTGTTTCTAATGATGCTCTTGTGCAATTCTGTTGGGACGAACGTCGTCGTGAATTGTGTTTTGAGGAATGCCATCGTTGGTGGGATATGCGGAGACAAGGACAAAAACAAGTGACTCATCGTTATAACTATGGAGGAACAAGTGGTGATGCCTTTGTTACGTTTACATTACAGGAAAAAGATCCCGCTTTTATATTAAATTTCCCAATTGTAGAACGTAATCAATCGCCTAATTTGGTCCCTAATTCCCGTCCTACTAGAAATGAAAATTAA